The following are encoded in a window of Terriglobia bacterium genomic DNA:
- a CDS encoding xanthine dehydrogenase family protein molybdopterin-binding subunit yields the protein MAEKFVGKSVKRTEDPRLIQGLAHYVDDIKLPDTLHAVFVRSIYAHARIKKIDTNAASKTAGVVAVYTGKDISQKIGPVPCGAAIPDMKVPDHRVLATSKVYWVGHPVAVVIAENKYIARDAADLIQIDYDELPPVLDEEKAADPKSPVIHEQFGSNIAYKLTAGEGDIEAALKSADKIVKQKIYHKRLAPIAMETRGVLARYYPGEQELTLWTSTQIPHLARTQISIMLGMPENKLRLIAPEVGGGFGSKLNVYAEEAVMGYASMQLGRPVKWIEGRRENIQGTIHGRGQVGYVEIGCKKDGTITGFRYNVFADMGSYFQLLTPAIPTLTGLMLSGCYKIPAIQMNVTACFTNKMSTDAYRGAGRPEATYVIERAMDLVAAELGMDVVEVRRKNFPAPFGGDNMFKTATGLFYDSGNYQAALDKALKMADYTKLREEQKKARAEGRLIGVGVSTYVEICAMGPSPALPAGGWESATVRIEPTCKVTIMTGSSPHGQGQETSFSQIAADELGVTVNDCTVIHGDTAIVQYGIGTFGSRATAVGGTAVYMALQKLKTKATTLAAHMLGVDAKTVTFADGKFSSGGKSVTIQEVALNAHLAKNIPADMEPGLSATSFFEPKNFTFPFGTHICIVEIDRETGEIHFKRYIAVDDCGKQINPLLVHGQVHGGIVQSLGQALFEQVVYDDQGQLVSGSLMDYAVPKAAQLPWFELDSTETPSPVNPLGVKGVGEAGSIGATPAIVAAVVDALAPFGIRHMDMPIKPEHVWNIIKKGKAGAA from the coding sequence ATGGCGGAAAAGTTTGTAGGCAAAAGCGTAAAGCGCACTGAAGATCCCCGGCTGATCCAGGGCCTGGCCCACTACGTTGACGACATCAAACTGCCGGACACGCTGCACGCCGTGTTCGTGCGCTCCATCTACGCGCACGCGCGCATCAAGAAGATTGATACCAACGCGGCTTCGAAGACCGCGGGCGTGGTCGCGGTGTACACCGGCAAAGACATCTCGCAAAAAATTGGCCCGGTGCCGTGCGGCGCGGCGATTCCTGATATGAAGGTCCCGGACCATCGCGTGCTGGCCACCAGCAAGGTCTACTGGGTCGGACATCCTGTGGCCGTGGTGATCGCCGAGAACAAATACATCGCCCGCGACGCTGCCGACCTCATCCAGATTGATTACGACGAACTGCCGCCGGTGCTCGACGAAGAAAAAGCCGCCGACCCCAAGAGCCCGGTCATCCACGAGCAATTTGGCAGCAACATCGCGTACAAGCTCACCGCCGGTGAAGGCGACATTGAAGCGGCGCTGAAGTCCGCCGACAAAATTGTGAAGCAGAAGATCTATCACAAGCGGCTGGCGCCCATCGCCATGGAGACGCGCGGCGTGCTGGCCCGCTACTATCCTGGCGAACAGGAGCTCACGCTGTGGACCTCCACCCAGATTCCTCACCTGGCGCGCACGCAAATCTCCATCATGCTGGGCATGCCGGAGAACAAGCTGCGCCTCATCGCTCCGGAAGTGGGCGGCGGGTTCGGCTCCAAGCTGAACGTTTACGCCGAAGAAGCGGTCATGGGTTACGCGTCTATGCAACTAGGCCGTCCGGTGAAGTGGATTGAAGGCCGCCGCGAAAATATCCAGGGCACCATCCACGGCCGCGGACAGGTTGGCTACGTGGAAATCGGCTGCAAGAAAGATGGCACCATCACCGGCTTCCGCTACAACGTATTTGCTGACATGGGTTCGTACTTCCAGCTGCTCACGCCGGCCATCCCCACGCTGACTGGGCTGATGCTTTCCGGCTGCTACAAAATTCCCGCCATCCAGATGAATGTGACGGCCTGCTTTACCAACAAGATGTCCACGGACGCCTATCGCGGCGCCGGACGTCCGGAAGCAACCTATGTGATCGAACGCGCCATGGACCTGGTGGCCGCCGAACTCGGCATGGACGTGGTGGAAGTCCGCCGCAAGAACTTCCCTGCTCCCTTTGGCGGCGACAACATGTTCAAAACCGCCACCGGCCTGTTCTATGACAGCGGCAACTATCAGGCCGCGCTGGATAAAGCCCTGAAGATGGCCGACTACACCAAGCTGCGCGAAGAGCAGAAAAAAGCCCGCGCGGAAGGCCGCCTCATCGGCGTGGGCGTTTCCACGTACGTTGAAATCTGCGCCATGGGTCCCTCACCCGCGCTGCCTGCCGGCGGATGGGAGTCGGCCACCGTGCGCATTGAGCCCACGTGCAAAGTTACCATCATGACCGGATCTTCTCCGCACGGTCAGGGACAGGAAACCTCGTTCTCGCAGATCGCCGCGGACGAGCTGGGCGTGACCGTGAACGACTGCACGGTGATCCACGGCGACACGGCAATCGTGCAGTATGGCATCGGCACCTTCGGCAGCCGCGCAACGGCCGTCGGTGGCACCGCCGTGTACATGGCGCTGCAGAAGCTCAAAACCAAAGCCACCACGCTGGCCGCGCATATGCTTGGCGTCGACGCAAAAACCGTCACCTTCGCTGACGGCAAGTTCTCCAGCGGCGGCAAGAGCGTGACCATTCAGGAAGTCGCGCTGAACGCCCACCTGGCCAAAAACATTCCGGCGGACATGGAACCCGGGCTTTCCGCAACATCGTTTTTTGAACCCAAGAATTTCACGTTCCCGTTTGGCACGCATATCTGCATCGTGGAGATTGACCGCGAGACCGGGGAGATCCACTTCAAGCGATACATCGCCGTAGACGACTGCGGCAAACAGATCAACCCGCTGCTGGTCCACGGACAGGTGCACGGCGGCATTGTGCAATCGCTGGGCCAGGCTTTGTTTGAGCAAGTTGTGTATGACGATCAGGGCCAGCTGGTCAGCGGCTCGCTGATGGATTACGCTGTGCCCAAGGCCGCGCAATTGCCGTGGTTCGAACTGGACAGCACGGAGACGCCGTCGCCGGTGAATCCGCTGGGCGTGAAAGGCGTGGGCGAAGCCGGCAGCATCGGCGCCACGCCGGCCATCGTCGCCGCGGTGGTGGACGCGCTGGCGCCCTTCGGCATCCGCCACATGGATATGCCCATCAAGCCTGAGCATGTCTGGAACATCATCAAGAAGGGCAAAGCGGGCGCGGCATAA
- a CDS encoding (2Fe-2S)-binding protein produces the protein MKKISVTVNGTTRQSEIEPRLLLVHYLRDVLGLTGTHVGCETSLCGACTIMVDGQAVKSCTVLAAQADGSNVTTIEGFADGGTLHPVQQAFWEHHGLQCGYCTPGMIVAATQILQRNPDPSEEEIRQGLEGNLCRCTGYQHIVQAVQCAAKKMKSKPAATAR, from the coding sequence ATGAAAAAGATCAGTGTCACAGTGAATGGGACTACGCGCCAGAGCGAGATTGAACCGCGGCTGCTGCTGGTCCACTATCTGCGCGATGTTCTAGGCCTTACCGGCACGCACGTGGGCTGCGAGACGTCACTCTGCGGCGCGTGCACCATCATGGTGGATGGACAAGCCGTGAAGTCCTGCACCGTGCTGGCCGCGCAAGCCGACGGCTCCAACGTCACCACCATTGAAGGCTTCGCCGACGGCGGCACGCTGCATCCCGTTCAGCAGGCGTTCTGGGAGCATCACGGGCTGCAATGCGGATACTGCACGCCCGGCATGATCGTGGCCGCCACGCAGATACTGCAGCGCAACCCCGATCCCAGCGAAGAAGAAATCCGGCAAGGCCTGGAGGGCAACCTCTGCCGCTGCACCGGATACCAGCACATTGTCCAGGCGGTGCAGTGCGCCGCCAAAAAGATGAAGTCCAAGCCAGCGGCTACGGCCCGATAA
- a CDS encoding DUF3667 domain-containing protein, giving the protein MASPPVQSDSAAHQEATSCPNCGKELQGKYCHDCGEKKVHGHDLTLKHFLQHALHEFTHLDSKVFATVRYLFTRPGFLSQEFVAGRRLRYMKPLSLFLIASAVFLVVGSFVMLSGFDVRQLSKADKKGQLDAAWEKIAAKKHLPKEVIVDRVQETMHKVTTALQLADVLAMAGLLALLFRGRYFVEHLVFSLHYFSFTYLAAVLAAPLYAIVTPFTWQSFTLSVCSTLVFFTYLTIGLRRFYGHSAAATVVKAIVTYTITQAVIISTLIVAFVVAVVRAAKS; this is encoded by the coding sequence ATGGCCTCGCCTCCTGTTCAATCCGATTCGGCTGCCCACCAGGAAGCTACTTCCTGTCCCAACTGCGGTAAGGAATTGCAGGGAAAGTACTGCCACGACTGTGGCGAGAAGAAGGTCCACGGCCACGATCTCACACTAAAGCATTTCTTGCAGCACGCGCTGCATGAGTTCACTCACCTGGACTCCAAGGTGTTCGCCACGGTGCGCTATCTCTTCACACGCCCCGGGTTCCTCAGCCAGGAGTTTGTCGCCGGGCGCAGATTGCGCTACATGAAGCCGCTGAGCCTGTTCCTGATTGCCAGCGCGGTGTTCCTGGTGGTTGGTTCCTTCGTCATGCTTTCCGGCTTTGACGTTCGCCAACTGTCCAAAGCGGACAAGAAGGGCCAGTTGGACGCTGCCTGGGAAAAGATTGCTGCGAAAAAACATCTCCCCAAGGAGGTGATCGTTGATCGCGTCCAGGAAACCATGCACAAGGTGACAACCGCGCTTCAGTTGGCTGACGTGCTGGCCATGGCCGGGCTGCTAGCCTTGTTGTTTCGCGGCCGCTATTTTGTCGAGCACCTGGTGTTCTCGCTGCATTACTTTTCGTTTACCTATCTGGCCGCGGTGCTGGCCGCGCCTCTCTATGCAATCGTAACGCCGTTCACCTGGCAGTCCTTTACGCTGTCAGTGTGTTCCACGCTGGTGTTCTTTACTTACTTGACGATTGGCTTGCGCCGGTTTTACGGCCACAGCGCGGCCGCGACTGTTGTGAAAGCCATTGTTACGTACACGATTACTCAGGCTGTAATCATTTCCACCTTGATTGTTGCTTTTGTTGTCGCCGTCGTCCGTGCTGCAAAATCCTGA
- a CDS encoding long-chain fatty acid--CoA ligase has protein sequence MMNTPLTLTAILERAGRYFPHVEVVSRVAATGLHRCTWGNVYQRARQLAECLSTAGLKRGDRVATLMWNHYAHLEAYMGVPAAGGVLHALNLRLHPDEIAYTANHAEDRFLICDDILLPVLEKFKDKVKFERIFAVRHGDAASPQPGGIAEAARSSAELSSGSKERYEDYNAWLATATGSYQFPDLSEQDAATMCFTSGTTGNPKGVLYSHRALVLHTLGLAMADSSAISQHDSVLLISPMFHVNGWGLCFTAAMVGAKMVLPGPFLDAANLLDLIVSEQVTMSCAVPTVWLAVLAEMDKRGAEWRPPMDVRILCGGTAPPESLMRGLDRHGLHLNHSWGMTETSPLATTGHLKPAMLAWPADKQYAQRKKQGWPVPFVETRIANDQGIAPWDGQTVGELEVRGPWVAGGYYNAPDTKDRWTADGWFRTGDVAAIDPDGCVRLVDRSKDLVKSGGEWISSVDLENTLMSHPAVREAGVIAVRHEKWQERPLAVVVLKPGASANADELREFLAAKFAKWQLPDDFVFVPELPHTSTGKLLKAELRKRYAEWQWRE, from the coding sequence ATGATGAACACGCCGCTTACGCTCACCGCCATCCTGGAGCGCGCCGGACGATACTTCCCTCACGTTGAGGTAGTTTCGCGGGTGGCGGCGACGGGGCTGCACCGCTGCACCTGGGGCAACGTCTACCAGCGGGCGCGCCAACTGGCGGAATGCCTGTCCACCGCGGGCCTGAAGCGGGGCGACCGCGTCGCCACCCTGATGTGGAACCACTACGCGCACCTGGAAGCCTACATGGGTGTTCCCGCAGCGGGCGGAGTTCTCCATGCGCTGAATCTGCGGCTACATCCGGACGAGATCGCCTACACCGCCAACCACGCGGAAGACCGCTTCCTGATCTGCGATGACATCCTGCTGCCAGTGCTGGAAAAGTTCAAAGACAAGGTGAAATTTGAGCGGATATTCGCGGTGCGGCATGGCGATGCGGCCAGTCCTCAGCCCGGCGGAATCGCTGAAGCCGCGCGGAGCAGCGCAGAGTTGTCGAGCGGTTCTAAAGAACGTTATGAAGACTACAACGCCTGGCTCGCCACCGCCACCGGCAGCTACCAGTTCCCCGATCTCAGCGAACAGGACGCCGCCACCATGTGCTTCACCTCCGGCACCACCGGCAATCCCAAGGGCGTGCTCTACTCGCATCGCGCACTGGTGCTGCACACGCTGGGCCTGGCCATGGCCGATTCCAGCGCCATCTCCCAGCACGATTCCGTCCTGCTGATCTCCCCCATGTTTCACGTAAACGGTTGGGGGCTTTGCTTCACCGCGGCCATGGTCGGCGCCAAAATGGTATTGCCCGGGCCTTTTCTGGACGCGGCCAACCTGCTGGACCTGATCGTCAGCGAGCAGGTCACCATGAGTTGCGCGGTGCCCACCGTCTGGCTGGCCGTGCTGGCGGAGATGGACAAGCGCGGCGCGGAGTGGCGTCCGCCAATGGACGTCCGCATCCTTTGCGGCGGCACCGCCCCGCCGGAGAGCCTGATGCGCGGCCTGGACCGCCACGGCCTGCACCTGAACCACTCCTGGGGGATGACGGAAACTTCCCCGCTGGCGACTACCGGCCATCTCAAACCGGCCATGCTCGCCTGGCCGGCGGACAAGCAGTACGCGCAGCGCAAGAAACAAGGCTGGCCAGTGCCGTTTGTGGAAACGCGCATCGCCAACGACCAGGGCATCGCGCCGTGGGACGGCCAGACCGTGGGCGAACTGGAAGTCCGCGGGCCGTGGGTGGCCGGCGGTTATTACAACGCGCCTGACACCAAAGACCGCTGGACCGCCGACGGCTGGTTCCGCACCGGCGACGTTGCTGCCATTGATCCCGATGGCTGCGTCCGCCTGGTGGACCGCAGCAAGGACCTGGTGAAATCCGGCGGCGAATGGATCAGCTCAGTTGATCTGGAAAACACTTTGATGAGCCATCCCGCGGTGCGCGAAGCCGGCGTGATCGCCGTGCGCCATGAGAAATGGCAGGAACGTCCGCTGGCCGTGGTGGTGCTGAAACCCGGCGCCAGCGCCAACGCAGATGAGTTGCGCGAATTTCTTGCCGCCAAGTTTGCCAAATGGCAGTTGCCGGACGACTTTGTGTTCGTTCCTGAGCTGCCGCATACGTCCACCGGTAAATTGCTCAAGGCCGAACTGAGAAAAAGATATGCCGAGTGGCAGTGGCGCGAATAG
- a CDS encoding DUF899 domain-containing protein, which translates to MASDGGNLKNHRVVSHQEWLSARMEFLAKEKEFTRLRDELSRQRRELPWEAVPKQYVFEGPEGQQTLAELFAGKSQLVVYHFMFAPEWDQGCEQCSHWADTFNGVPIHLQHRDVSFVAISRAPLAKLEAFKKRMGWSFKWVSSFPNDFNFDYYASFTPQELESGGAFYNYRKGQKDSTDREAVSVFYQDASGAVFHTYSCYARGIDLLNATYNYLDLTPKGRDEAGIGPGWVRHHDRYQK; encoded by the coding sequence ATGGCCAGCGACGGCGGCAATCTCAAGAACCACCGCGTGGTTTCGCATCAGGAATGGCTGTCTGCGCGAATGGAATTCCTGGCAAAAGAAAAAGAATTCACCCGGCTCCGCGACGAGCTGAGCCGCCAACGGCGTGAACTGCCGTGGGAAGCCGTTCCCAAGCAGTATGTGTTCGAAGGTCCTGAAGGGCAACAGACCCTGGCGGAGCTTTTTGCCGGCAAGAGCCAGCTGGTGGTCTATCACTTCATGTTTGCTCCCGAATGGGACCAGGGATGCGAACAGTGTTCGCACTGGGCGGACACGTTCAACGGCGTCCCAATTCACCTGCAGCATCGTGACGTCAGCTTTGTGGCCATCTCCCGCGCGCCGCTGGCCAAACTGGAAGCCTTCAAGAAGCGCATGGGATGGAGCTTCAAGTGGGTCTCATCGTTTCCGAACGACTTCAATTTCGACTACTACGCGTCGTTCACACCGCAAGAACTGGAGAGCGGCGGGGCCTTCTACAACTACCGCAAAGGCCAGAAAGACTCCACCGACCGCGAGGCCGTCAGCGTGTTCTACCAGGACGCGAGCGGCGCCGTTTTCCATACCTACTCGTGCTACGCGCGCGGCATTGACCTGCTGAACGCCACCTACAATTACCTCGACTTGACGCCCAAAGGGCGCGATGAAGCAGGAATCGGACCGGGCTGGGTGAGGCACCACGATCGCTACCAGAAGTGA
- a CDS encoding lmo0937 family membrane protein, which translates to MLWTIVAILLILWLLGFSFHVGGALVHLILVVALVVVVINLVSGRRG; encoded by the coding sequence GTGCTTTGGACAATCGTAGCAATTCTTTTGATTCTGTGGCTTCTCGGCTTCAGTTTCCATGTTGGGGGAGCCCTGGTCCACCTGATTTTGGTCGTGGCCTTGGTTGTTGTCGTCATTAACCTGGTGAGTGGACGACGCGGGTAA
- a CDS encoding lipid-binding SYLF domain-containing protein, with protein MKKIIVLVLMGCLGSFAWAGEQQKDVAERLKMATEVLQQMGAEPDKGIPEEVLNDAKCIAVVPHLIKGGFIFGGKHGRGVATCRTAEGWSAPAFISIGGGSWGLQIGVEGVDLVMLIMNDKGMERLLSSKFQISGEGSAAAGPVGRHASAGTDWKMETEMLTYSRSKGLFAGITLEGAVVQQDNDSTESVYGHNASFKSVLHGKVATPDVAKEFMNAVGHASHKAKVQEAREESK; from the coding sequence ATGAAAAAGATCATCGTGTTGGTGTTAATGGGATGTTTGGGAAGCTTTGCCTGGGCAGGCGAACAGCAGAAGGACGTAGCTGAACGCTTGAAGATGGCCACGGAAGTACTGCAGCAGATGGGCGCCGAGCCGGACAAGGGCATCCCCGAAGAAGTGCTGAACGACGCCAAATGCATCGCCGTGGTTCCGCACCTGATCAAGGGCGGGTTCATCTTCGGCGGCAAGCATGGCCGCGGCGTGGCAACCTGCCGCACGGCAGAGGGATGGAGCGCACCTGCTTTTATCTCGATCGGCGGAGGAAGCTGGGGCCTGCAGATTGGCGTAGAGGGCGTGGACCTGGTCATGTTGATCATGAATGACAAGGGCATGGAACGCTTGCTCTCCAGCAAGTTCCAGATCAGCGGTGAAGGATCGGCAGCAGCCGGCCCGGTCGGCCGTCACGCGTCCGCCGGTACCGATTGGAAGATGGAAACCGAGATGCTGACGTACTCGCGCTCCAAAGGACTTTTTGCAGGTATAACCCTGGAAGGCGCGGTCGTCCAACAAGACAACGATTCCACTGAGTCTGTCTATGGACACAACGCGTCATTCAAGTCCGTTTTGCACGGCAAGGTTGCAACACCGGACGTTGCCAAAGAGTTCATGAATGCAGTGGGACACGCTTCCCACAAAGCCAAAGTGCAGGAAGCTCGCGAAGAGAGTAAGTAA